The Agromyces atrinae genome window below encodes:
- a CDS encoding O-antigen ligase family protein, whose product MTVFTQPSRGFKSVAVGAFWALAVAAGTAVFAVATVHTVQPVRFASIVGVAAMIVGIVVLLLVPTWSLPAIMLGLYALGVFAVVTLPASLPLPPTTLILMLWVIRRLLDSLRQHANGAASVPRIGNSHVGLWSALALGVWVIFTLFAGALGSQGQGWAISFFTAVLVPVCVGFSEREARALKSTWIALGGIIGFYTVIESALRQNFLYWALGMPSSQHWSMYRAEGPFGHPLLLSTFLVVAFGLGVGMWLQYGRKSALVGGALSLTGVVMSLSRGAILAAIVTIFAVYLLAGARSEGRSSKRLVGLGALALAGVVTVVFGTSVVDRWTSTEAAGSTDARDGGFSVALSAAEWGHWLGTGPGTSAVAAQQFGFTLPIENSYLQILVSLGIPGLVVFTLLCVSALSVTIRRIDIAAFGGLVAYLVAIAGYNLIDDRRSAHVLLGCLLIIALNAEWGPRSRAIAHKEVTYAER is encoded by the coding sequence ATGACCGTATTCACTCAGCCATCCCGTGGCTTCAAGTCGGTGGCCGTCGGCGCGTTCTGGGCCCTGGCCGTCGCTGCCGGTACAGCGGTTTTCGCTGTCGCGACCGTGCACACAGTTCAGCCCGTGCGATTTGCGTCGATCGTCGGCGTCGCTGCGATGATCGTCGGAATTGTCGTGCTCCTCCTCGTTCCGACATGGTCGTTGCCGGCCATCATGCTCGGCCTGTACGCGCTGGGAGTCTTCGCCGTCGTCACGTTGCCGGCTTCGCTTCCTCTACCACCGACCACACTGATTCTGATGCTCTGGGTTATTCGGCGCCTTCTGGACTCGTTGCGTCAGCATGCGAACGGTGCAGCGAGCGTGCCGCGGATCGGCAATTCGCATGTCGGTCTCTGGTCGGCATTGGCCCTCGGCGTCTGGGTTATCTTCACCTTGTTCGCTGGAGCTCTCGGAAGTCAGGGCCAAGGCTGGGCGATCAGTTTCTTCACCGCAGTCCTCGTCCCGGTCTGTGTTGGCTTCTCTGAGCGAGAAGCGCGCGCGTTGAAGTCCACATGGATTGCCCTGGGCGGCATCATCGGCTTCTACACTGTGATCGAGTCTGCTCTCCGTCAGAACTTCCTGTACTGGGCGCTCGGTATGCCAAGTTCGCAGCACTGGTCGATGTATCGAGCCGAGGGCCCTTTTGGTCATCCACTCCTCCTGTCGACGTTCCTCGTCGTCGCATTCGGCCTGGGAGTCGGCATGTGGCTGCAGTATGGCCGCAAATCGGCGCTCGTCGGAGGAGCACTTTCTTTAACCGGCGTGGTGATGTCCCTCTCTCGGGGAGCCATACTCGCTGCAATCGTCACGATTTTCGCCGTCTATCTGCTTGCGGGTGCCCGAAGCGAGGGGCGCAGCTCCAAACGTCTCGTCGGGCTTGGCGCGCTCGCGCTTGCAGGTGTGGTCACGGTCGTGTTCGGTACGTCCGTGGTCGACCGGTGGACGTCGACGGAGGCAGCCGGGTCCACTGATGCACGGGACGGCGGGTTCTCGGTTGCGCTCTCCGCTGCCGAATGGGGACATTGGCTCGGCACCGGGCCGGGTACTTCCGCAGTAGCGGCCCAGCAATTCGGATTCACGCTTCCGATCGAGAACTCGTACCTACAGATCCTCGTGAGTCTGGGCATTCCCGGGCTCGTCGTCTTCACTCTCCTGTGTGTCAGCGCTCTGAGCGTCACGATACGTCGAATCGATATCGCCGCGTTTGGCGGTCTTGTTGCGTACCTCGTCGCAATCGCCGGTTACAACCTCATCGACGACCGCCGGAGCGCACATGTGCTCCTCGGCTGTCTCCTCATCATCGCGCTCAACGCCGAGTGGGGACCTCGATCACGGGCAATCGCGCATAAGGAGGTGACCTATGCCGAGAGGTGA
- a CDS encoding lipopolysaccharide biosynthesis protein, producing the protein MAKPPRSLGESAFRGAAVTGFGQLARILLQVLSIIVLARLLSPEDYGLLAMVTVVIGVGELFRDFGLSSAAIQSKTLSNAQRSNLFWLNSVIGVVLSLICFAAAPLLSVLYGDARLTLITQLLATTFLINGVATQFRADLNRSLKFGTLSVIDVVSQFVGLAVGVGAALLGAEYWSLVAMQVTIALVSATGSAVSTRWMPRWYNRQADIRPFFRFGISLLGSQLVNYAGKNADSFVIGLALGPVQLGFYNRAFQLLLLPLNQLQAPSTRVALPILSRLQDDKPRFDAFILQGQTALLHVVAVVLAFTASQATVLFSFVLGDQWVSAAPLFQALAIGGLASMANYACYWVFLSKGLTSSYLVFSLITRPFLIGSVVVGSMFGALGVAIAYSAASFLLWPCTLLWLRRVSNAPVGRMFRVGIRTVVVYAVAGGAAFAVGLLVANLHPLFVLSISLLAFVAAVAVCAVIVPSFRRDLASLAALRVFMGGRKK; encoded by the coding sequence ATGGCTAAGCCTCCTCGGTCGCTCGGAGAATCCGCGTTCCGCGGTGCAGCGGTGACGGGATTCGGGCAGCTTGCGCGAATACTCCTCCAGGTCCTGTCGATTATCGTGCTTGCCCGTCTCTTGAGCCCCGAGGATTACGGTCTCCTGGCGATGGTCACCGTGGTTATCGGGGTCGGCGAGCTATTCCGCGACTTCGGTCTGTCGTCTGCGGCTATCCAGTCGAAGACCCTCAGCAATGCGCAACGAAGTAATCTCTTCTGGCTCAATAGCGTGATCGGCGTCGTGCTGTCGCTCATCTGCTTCGCGGCAGCACCTTTGCTTTCGGTCCTATACGGTGATGCGAGGCTGACCCTCATCACACAGCTGTTGGCGACTACGTTCCTCATCAACGGAGTCGCGACCCAGTTCCGAGCCGACCTCAACAGATCGCTTAAGTTCGGAACCCTCAGCGTGATCGACGTCGTCAGCCAGTTCGTCGGTCTCGCTGTGGGCGTCGGCGCTGCGCTTCTTGGTGCGGAGTATTGGTCTCTGGTCGCCATGCAGGTCACAATCGCTCTCGTGAGTGCGACTGGCTCAGCCGTGTCGACGAGGTGGATGCCTCGGTGGTACAACCGGCAGGCTGACATCCGGCCGTTCTTCCGATTCGGTATCTCGCTGCTCGGCTCTCAACTCGTCAACTACGCAGGGAAGAACGCTGATTCGTTCGTCATCGGGTTGGCGCTCGGACCTGTTCAATTGGGCTTCTACAATCGAGCGTTCCAATTGCTGTTGCTTCCCTTGAACCAATTGCAGGCGCCCTCGACGCGCGTAGCCCTGCCGATATTGTCGAGACTTCAAGACGACAAGCCTCGCTTCGACGCGTTCATTCTTCAGGGTCAGACCGCGTTGCTCCATGTTGTCGCCGTTGTCCTCGCGTTCACCGCCTCACAAGCGACCGTGCTGTTCTCGTTCGTTCTCGGCGACCAGTGGGTTTCGGCCGCACCGCTGTTCCAGGCTCTGGCGATCGGCGGACTCGCGTCGATGGCAAACTACGCCTGCTACTGGGTGTTTCTTTCGAAGGGGCTCACGTCCAGCTACCTCGTCTTCTCCCTCATCACCCGCCCCTTCTTGATCGGAAGCGTCGTCGTGGGTTCGATGTTCGGGGCGCTCGGAGTCGCGATCGCATACTCCGCCGCGAGCTTTCTGCTCTGGCCGTGCACGCTGCTGTGGCTTCGGCGTGTATCGAACGCTCCCGTCGGTCGCATGTTCAGGGTCGGCATTCGCACGGTAGTCGTCTATGCCGTCGCAGGCGGCGCTGCGTTCGCCGTCGGTCTTCTGGTCGCAAACCTGCACCCGCTCTTCGTTCTTTCAATCTCTCTTCTCGCGTTTGTCGCGGCAGTCGCGGTGTGCGCTGTAATAGTTCCGAGCTTCCGCCGCGATCTGGCATCTCTCGCTGCGCTCCGGGTGTTCATGGGAGGGCGAAAGAAATGA
- a CDS encoding glycosyltransferase — protein sequence MAAVVVAFNSVELLRENLAKNPLPGVAIVVVDNSTIQLERDATELLAQAEGWLYIAMSENVGFGSASNAGAEAAIDRGCSHVLLLNPDASIRADSLDQLIEQADDDTILSPLILRPDGKVWFRGGELDVSKGVARHAAAPVDPVWLTGACMLVPARAWSNLGGFDSRYFLYWEDVDLSFRWRASGGGLRVVETATALHDAGGTQGLEDEKSPTYFRYNCRNRILFGFLNLRTSSALWWFISSPRYWRRMLRSANVQPGRRGAALSASIRGTTAGLIAGLRARKQK from the coding sequence GTGGCAGCGGTTGTCGTCGCCTTCAACTCAGTGGAACTGTTGAGAGAGAACCTCGCGAAGAACCCGCTTCCCGGAGTCGCGATCGTGGTGGTCGATAACTCGACCATTCAACTCGAGCGCGACGCAACTGAGCTGCTCGCGCAAGCAGAGGGGTGGCTCTACATTGCCATGTCCGAGAACGTCGGCTTTGGCTCGGCGTCGAATGCCGGAGCCGAAGCGGCGATCGACCGCGGATGCAGCCACGTTCTGCTTCTCAACCCTGATGCCTCCATCCGTGCAGATTCGCTCGATCAGCTGATCGAACAGGCGGATGACGACACAATACTTTCGCCGCTCATCCTGCGTCCCGACGGAAAGGTCTGGTTCCGAGGTGGAGAGCTCGATGTCTCGAAGGGCGTGGCGCGACACGCGGCCGCACCGGTCGATCCTGTGTGGCTCACCGGTGCGTGCATGTTGGTGCCGGCCCGCGCCTGGAGCAACCTCGGCGGATTCGATTCGCGCTACTTCCTTTACTGGGAAGACGTCGACCTGAGCTTCCGGTGGCGGGCGAGCGGCGGCGGCCTGCGCGTCGTCGAAACTGCGACGGCCCTTCATGACGCGGGCGGTACGCAAGGGCTTGAAGACGAGAAGTCTCCGACCTACTTCCGATACAACTGTCGAAATCGAATCCTCTTCGGCTTCCTCAATCTGCGCACATCCTCCGCCCTGTGGTGGTTCATCTCGAGCCCAAGGTATTGGCGACGCATGCTGCGGTCTGCGAACGTGCAGCCGGGACGACGCGGCGCAGCTCTGTCCGCCTCTATCCGAGGAACGACGGCTGGGCTCATTGCCGGTCTTCGAGCGAGGAAGCAGAAGTGA
- a CDS encoding Coenzyme F420 hydrogenase/dehydrogenase, beta subunit C-terminal domain encodes MSTGFERAVEKVVREGNCSGCGGCSMLSNRVEMRLRDGFMRPQFTHGALESERNAAAAFREVCPGRSMRAPDAGEFESHPTFGRYVSAWRAVAVDDEVRHRGSSAGVLTALSTFIVEQKLAPSVAGAAASAASPTRTVPVTILTRNEALAAAGSRYAPVSVLRPDLGETTAVVGKPCEISALRRVRERAGQDEAAQPLTLSFFCAGVPSQDATNRLIVLLGADVDDVTDLAYRGDGWPGYFRVNTRDSSERLSYEESWGAHLGKDLQWRCKVCPDGTGADADVAVGDYWQADERGFPVFENTAGVSVAIARTSRGHALLLRAAAEGAIRLEPIDLEDVARIQPLQVTRKRTLLGRLVGRRVAGRSIPSMKGYRLIRLAKPYAKKNLQAARGTFERSLPRRVRAMARRVLEGRGKDG; translated from the coding sequence GTGAGCACAGGTTTCGAACGTGCCGTAGAGAAGGTTGTCCGCGAGGGCAACTGCTCCGGCTGCGGCGGATGCTCGATGCTGTCGAACCGAGTGGAGATGCGGTTGCGTGATGGTTTCATGCGGCCTCAGTTCACGCACGGTGCATTGGAATCGGAGCGCAACGCTGCAGCCGCCTTCCGTGAGGTGTGCCCAGGCCGATCGATGCGCGCCCCTGACGCCGGAGAATTCGAGTCTCACCCGACATTCGGTCGCTATGTTTCAGCATGGCGTGCTGTCGCCGTCGATGACGAGGTGCGGCACCGTGGCAGTAGCGCAGGAGTATTGACTGCACTCAGTACGTTCATCGTCGAGCAGAAGCTGGCTCCATCCGTCGCAGGAGCCGCGGCATCGGCTGCGTCTCCAACTCGCACGGTCCCCGTGACCATCCTTACCCGCAACGAAGCGCTCGCCGCTGCTGGATCTCGCTACGCCCCGGTCTCTGTCCTTCGGCCAGACCTGGGCGAAACGACAGCCGTCGTGGGGAAGCCGTGCGAGATATCGGCCCTCCGGCGCGTTCGCGAACGCGCCGGACAGGATGAGGCAGCTCAGCCCCTGACTCTGTCGTTCTTCTGTGCAGGAGTGCCGAGCCAGGACGCGACGAACCGACTCATCGTGTTGCTAGGTGCCGACGTCGACGACGTCACCGATCTCGCGTACCGTGGCGATGGATGGCCGGGATACTTCCGGGTGAACACACGCGACTCCTCTGAACGGCTCAGCTACGAGGAATCGTGGGGAGCGCACTTGGGCAAGGACCTGCAGTGGCGTTGCAAGGTGTGTCCTGACGGTACGGGCGCCGATGCGGACGTTGCGGTGGGTGACTACTGGCAGGCGGACGAAAGAGGATTTCCTGTTTTCGAGAACACAGCTGGCGTGTCTGTGGCCATCGCGCGGACCTCGCGAGGACATGCGCTCCTGCTCCGTGCTGCTGCTGAAGGCGCAATACGGCTTGAACCGATCGACCTCGAGGACGTGGCTAGAATCCAACCGCTGCAGGTGACCCGGAAGCGAACACTTCTGGGACGGCTGGTCGGTCGTCGTGTAGCAGGACGGAGCATTCCGTCGATGAAGGGCTATCGCTTGATTCGTTTGGCGAAGCCCTACGCGAAGAAGAACCTTCAGGCGGCGAGGGGAACTTTTGAGCGTTCGCTGCCCCGGCGTGTGAGAGCCATGGCGCGTCGAGTCCTCGAAGGTCGAGGCAAAGATGGCTAA